The Tautonia rosea genome includes a region encoding these proteins:
- a CDS encoding type II secretion system F family protein, translated as MSSRGEVDRLSLEELIALNEEIVAIVRAGLPIERGLIGLGGDWKGRLGRVASAIGHRMEAEGCSLSEAMAEESRPLPDLYRAIIEAGVRSGRLTAALEGLTMFVRTQIELRRTLSIALLYPAILVVLAYGMFIVFVTVLAPRLAPEFQSLGASSTAISLLSKIGKWAWIWGPIGIAILAMFATMWMRSGRVSVLEPRGDRVPGLLFPAVGTVVALTRSGLFAELLALLLENRVPMPDALRLSSRVIGDSKMREASNLLADSIQRGERLQNAFSPEISQTFPPMLRWLICSGSIQVDLSQALRSASRNYRERAASRVELQRLIIPTFLLIGIGGTAVLLYGLTLFVPFTELLETVQ; from the coding sequence ATGTCGAGCAGGGGCGAGGTAGATCGGCTTTCGCTTGAGGAACTGATCGCGCTGAACGAGGAAATCGTGGCGATCGTCCGCGCCGGATTGCCGATCGAGCGGGGGCTGATCGGATTGGGTGGTGACTGGAAGGGACGACTCGGCCGGGTTGCGAGTGCAATTGGCCATCGGATGGAGGCCGAAGGGTGTTCTTTGTCCGAGGCGATGGCAGAGGAATCCCGCCCGTTGCCCGACCTCTACCGAGCCATCATCGAAGCAGGAGTACGCTCGGGCCGGTTAACGGCAGCACTGGAAGGTTTGACCATGTTCGTTCGAACTCAGATCGAGTTGCGGCGAACACTCTCCATTGCCCTGCTCTATCCTGCGATTCTCGTGGTTCTGGCCTATGGGATGTTTATCGTCTTTGTGACAGTCCTGGCGCCTCGGCTGGCACCGGAATTTCAATCGCTTGGAGCTTCGTCGACCGCCATTTCATTGCTCAGCAAGATCGGCAAATGGGCCTGGATTTGGGGACCGATCGGCATTGCAATCCTCGCCATGTTCGCCACGATGTGGATGCGATCTGGTCGGGTGTCGGTGCTGGAGCCGAGGGGCGACCGAGTGCCAGGACTCCTCTTTCCCGCGGTCGGAACGGTGGTCGCACTGACCCGAAGCGGATTATTTGCAGAACTCCTCGCGCTTCTTCTTGAGAACCGAGTTCCGATGCCCGACGCGCTGCGCCTCTCATCCCGGGTGATTGGGGATTCGAAGATGCGGGAGGCAAGCAACCTGCTGGCCGATTCCATTCAACGCGGCGAGCGATTGCAGAATGCATTCTCTCCGGAGATCTCTCAAACGTTTCCACCAATGCTGCGTTGGTTGATCTGTTCGGGATCGATCCAGGTAGATCTGTCCCAGGCCCTCCGTAGTGCCTCCCGGAACTATCGAGAGCGAGCGGCCTCGCGAGTTGAACTCCAACGTCTCATCATTCCCACATTTTTACTTATCGGGATTGGAGGAACCGCGGTTCTCCTTTACGGGTTGACGTTATTCGTACCGTTCACGGAACTCCTGGAAACCGTCCAGTAA
- a CDS encoding GspE/PulE family protein: MPISSHRGSYELNLALAGLDPASPQFATEAVALLLSTARSVGASDLHVQPTAEGLDIRHRMDGVLQPMALLPSKVAPNIVARLKVLAHLLTYRTDVPQEGRIPSQPGQAECRVSTFPTLLGERVVVRFFAEPGRLLDLDQLGLHDDLLESLQFALVETSGLIVLSGPAGSGKTTTLYACLRALANSSAGHRCLVSLEDPIEAAVEGVVQAQVNPTAGLTLESGLRSLLRQDPEVIAVGEIRDPSTAEMAFQAALTGHLVLTTLHAGSASGAIGRLAEMGIEPYLLRSGLRAVLALRLVRRLCHVCSRSIHADDPEMLGLPLASARVALGCDACRGTGYQGRIPIAELLLPGQSAVARAVLDRADVDRIEAAAVSSGMVRLWNRASMAVASGMTSPAEVRRVLGLQTPNEND, from the coding sequence ATGCCCATCTCCTCGCATCGAGGATCGTATGAATTGAACCTGGCCCTTGCAGGGCTCGATCCCGCCTCCCCGCAGTTCGCGACGGAGGCGGTCGCCTTGCTGCTCTCGACCGCTCGGTCGGTCGGGGCCAGCGACCTGCATGTCCAGCCGACGGCTGAAGGACTGGACATCCGCCATCGAATGGACGGCGTGTTACAGCCGATGGCTCTCTTGCCAAGCAAGGTCGCGCCGAACATCGTGGCCCGGCTCAAGGTTCTTGCACATTTGCTCACCTACCGTACCGACGTTCCCCAGGAAGGCCGAATCCCCTCCCAGCCGGGTCAGGCCGAGTGTCGTGTCAGCACGTTTCCGACGCTCCTGGGGGAACGGGTGGTCGTGCGATTCTTTGCAGAGCCAGGGCGATTGCTCGATCTCGATCAGCTTGGCCTGCACGACGATCTTCTCGAATCGCTCCAATTTGCATTGGTGGAAACATCTGGCTTGATCGTCCTCTCCGGCCCCGCCGGGAGCGGGAAAACGACGACCCTGTATGCCTGTCTGCGAGCGCTGGCGAACTCTTCTGCCGGGCACCGATGCCTGGTCTCGCTGGAAGACCCGATCGAGGCCGCCGTCGAGGGGGTCGTGCAAGCCCAGGTGAACCCCACAGCCGGCTTGACCCTGGAGTCGGGCCTGCGATCGCTGCTCCGACAGGACCCGGAAGTGATCGCCGTCGGCGAGATTCGAGACCCTTCGACCGCCGAAATGGCGTTCCAGGCGGCTCTCACCGGGCACCTTGTCCTGACCACCCTTCACGCCGGTTCCGCAAGCGGCGCGATCGGTCGACTAGCCGAAATGGGGATCGAGCCCTATCTGCTGCGCAGTGGGCTTCGAGCCGTCCTCGCACTGCGCCTCGTCCGGCGGCTCTGCCACGTCTGCTCCCGATCGATTCACGCCGACGATCCGGAAATGCTGGGCCTTCCGCTTGCATCTGCCCGCGTTGCCTTGGGCTGCGATGCGTGCCGGGGAACCGGCTATCAGGGGAGAATCCCGATCGCGGAGTTGCTCCTTCCCGGTCAGAGTGCTGTGGCTCGCGCCGTGCTCGATCGGGCCGATGTGGATCGGATCGAAGCCGCCGCCGTGTCGTCGGGCATGGTTCGTCTCTGGAATCGAGCGAGCATGGCGGTCGCTTCAGGAATGACCAGCCCCGCCGAAGTGCGCCGGGTGCTCGGGTTGCAGACTCCCAATGAAAACGACTGA
- a CDS encoding phasin family protein, translating to MFELVKRTLFTGVGLAAMTKEKLEELGKEVARQADLSEAEAAKFQAELEHRASTAQEDLQAEIDRRVEQVTQRLGLARAEETATLSAKVAALSARLEALEARLSADELDSGSDNDS from the coding sequence ATGTTCGAACTTGTGAAGCGAACCCTGTTCACCGGCGTCGGCCTTGCGGCGATGACCAAGGAGAAACTCGAAGAACTCGGCAAGGAGGTCGCTCGCCAGGCCGACCTGAGCGAAGCTGAGGCAGCCAAATTCCAGGCCGAACTCGAACATCGAGCGTCAACGGCGCAAGAGGATCTTCAAGCGGAGATCGACCGGCGCGTCGAGCAGGTCACGCAACGACTGGGCCTGGCTCGGGCCGAAGAAACCGCCACGCTCTCAGCCAAGGTTGCGGCCCTGTCGGCCCGGCTCGAAGCCCTTGAGGCTCGCCTGAGTGCGGACGAGCTGGACTCCGGCTCGGACAACGATAGCTAA
- a CDS encoding PaaI family thioesterase yields the protein MASIPAEPRPTDRLTKDSLMAFPEDSPTPDPSASRVPSDLSYGGFWELLGMVPLAPSRPGGPGRVILRVGEQHLRSLGLMHGGVTASMLDSFMGRAAFAHSPPGHHLVTLQLNVHFIRAVRAGETLIADGEVQHNGRRTAVVRSELRTDQGALVATGTGTFMHLPTESEGTSNDGPSSARL from the coding sequence ATGGCCTCGATCCCCGCCGAACCGCGCCCGACCGACCGCCTCACCAAGGATTCCCTTATGGCGTTTCCCGAGGACTCACCGACTCCCGATCCCTCTGCCTCCCGCGTTCCCTCCGACCTCTCTTACGGAGGGTTCTGGGAGTTGCTCGGAATGGTTCCCCTGGCTCCGTCACGTCCAGGAGGACCGGGGCGAGTGATCCTTCGCGTCGGAGAGCAGCACCTGAGGAGCCTCGGCTTGATGCACGGTGGTGTAACAGCCTCAATGCTCGATTCGTTCATGGGTCGAGCGGCCTTTGCCCACTCTCCGCCGGGGCATCATCTGGTGACCTTGCAGCTCAATGTCCACTTCATCCGCGCGGTTCGAGCGGGAGAGACCCTCATCGCCGATGGCGAGGTCCAGCACAACGGTCGACGGACGGCGGTGGTTCGCAGTGAGCTGCGAACCGATCAAGGAGCGCTGGTTGCTACGGGAACCGGTACCTTCATGCATTTGCCGACGGAGTCTGAGGGAACGTCGAACGACGGCCCCTCCTCAGCCCGGTTGTGA
- a CDS encoding MutS-related protein, producing MADCPSDSSPSEKSDPHAEYLRRRDARRDDANRLSERHGRIADGRLLVFALGLALAVGTLGLGWGSAWWLLVPVIVFAGLVIAYDAVGRLHRRAERRVAFYEAGLARLESRWAGRGDPGNRFLKTDHPFDADLDLFGPGSVFERLCTARTGSGKTTLASWLHHPASVDEIRARHEAVAELRDRLDLREDLALLGDDVEQGLHPTTLIAWGDAPPVLQSRVVRIGASLLAVLNMVALIAWTVGLGPVPLMATVAATLIFSRSIRNDLVQILGAVDERAEELRLLEALLARIEHEPFTSARLLAIRDTQSNDHQPPSQQIARLARLVMLLDFRRNQLFAPLAFLLLWGVHLGLAIERWRNQSGRSIERWLDAVGQFEALCALASYAFERPHDPFPEIVSESEGPVVEAKALGHPLIPDDQNVRNDVTLGGAEGPRVLLVSGSNMSGKSTLLRSVGVNVVLALAGAPVRADQLRLSPMSVGSTLRVQDSLQAGRSRFYAEITRLRTLVDLASTPPPLLFLLDEILHGTNSHDRRSGAQGVVKGLLDRGAIGLVTTHDLALAEIVAGLGHRAENVHFEDHLEDGQMRFDYIMRPGVVQKSNALELMRAVGLEV from the coding sequence TTGGCCGACTGTCCCTCTGACTCGTCTCCATCCGAGAAATCAGACCCGCATGCCGAATACCTCCGACGCCGAGATGCCCGACGTGATGATGCGAACCGGCTCAGCGAGCGTCATGGAAGGATTGCCGATGGACGGTTGCTGGTCTTCGCCCTGGGACTGGCCCTTGCCGTCGGCACGTTGGGCCTGGGATGGGGATCAGCCTGGTGGTTGCTGGTTCCTGTGATCGTGTTCGCCGGTCTGGTCATTGCCTACGACGCGGTCGGGCGTCTGCATCGTCGGGCCGAACGTCGGGTGGCCTTCTACGAGGCTGGCCTGGCAAGGCTCGAAAGCCGTTGGGCCGGACGCGGGGATCCGGGAAATCGCTTCCTCAAGACCGATCACCCCTTCGACGCCGATCTCGATTTGTTCGGCCCCGGATCAGTCTTCGAGCGGCTTTGCACCGCTCGGACCGGCTCCGGAAAAACCACGCTTGCATCCTGGCTGCATCATCCGGCCAGCGTGGACGAAATCCGAGCCCGACACGAAGCAGTGGCAGAGCTTCGAGACCGGCTCGATTTGCGGGAAGATCTCGCCTTGCTGGGAGACGACGTTGAGCAAGGATTGCATCCCACCACGCTGATTGCCTGGGGAGACGCGCCGCCCGTCTTGCAATCTCGCGTCGTTCGAATTGGGGCATCCCTGCTGGCCGTCTTGAACATGGTCGCCCTGATCGCCTGGACGGTCGGTCTGGGGCCTGTCCCCCTGATGGCGACCGTTGCGGCGACCTTGATCTTTTCTCGATCGATTCGAAACGACCTGGTGCAAATCCTCGGCGCGGTGGACGAACGGGCCGAGGAGCTCCGCCTCCTCGAAGCGCTGCTTGCTCGGATCGAGCACGAGCCGTTCACCTCAGCGCGTCTTCTGGCGATCCGGGACACCCAGAGCAACGACCATCAGCCGCCCTCCCAACAGATTGCCCGGCTGGCCCGCCTGGTCATGCTGCTCGACTTCCGCCGCAACCAGTTGTTTGCCCCACTGGCGTTTCTCTTGCTCTGGGGAGTCCATCTTGGCCTGGCGATCGAGCGGTGGAGGAACCAATCGGGCCGATCGATCGAGCGCTGGCTCGATGCCGTGGGCCAGTTTGAAGCACTCTGCGCGCTGGCCTCCTACGCCTTCGAACGTCCGCACGACCCGTTCCCCGAGATTGTCTCCGAGTCGGAAGGCCCCGTCGTCGAGGCGAAGGCCCTGGGCCATCCGCTGATCCCGGACGACCAGAACGTCCGAAACGACGTGACGCTGGGAGGGGCCGAAGGCCCTCGGGTCTTGCTCGTGAGCGGTTCGAACATGTCGGGCAAGAGCACCTTGTTGCGATCCGTGGGTGTGAACGTCGTTTTGGCCCTGGCCGGTGCGCCGGTGCGGGCCGATCAGCTGCGGCTCTCTCCGATGAGCGTGGGATCAACGCTCCGGGTCCAGGACTCGCTTCAAGCGGGTCGATCGCGGTTCTATGCCGAAATCACGCGGTTGCGGACCCTGGTCGATCTGGCTTCGACCCCGCCCCCCCTGCTCTTTCTGCTGGATGAAATTCTCCACGGCACCAATTCGCACGATCGGCGATCGGGAGCGCAAGGAGTGGTCAAAGGATTGCTTGACCGCGGAGCCATTGGTCTGGTCACCACGCACGACCTTGCGCTTGCCGAGATTGTCGCTGGACTCGGCCATCGGGCCGAGAACGTCCACTTCGAAGACCATCTCGAAGACGGTCAGATGCGCTTTGATTACATCATGCGGCCCGGTGTTGTCCAGAAAAGCAACGCGCTCGAGTTAATGCGAGCCGTGGGGCTGGAGGTCTGA